A genome region from Bradyrhizobium commune includes the following:
- a CDS encoding malonyl-CoA decarboxylase has protein sequence MANAFFSDLLATISERGRTLLRRGDSAETKQDADGLIELCGALLSGRGEASGTAMAREVLDIYGDLDAAGRRAFFEGLVRDFGPDRERLAKAIEKWRAKPTDEDASSLHFASEPRRQELIRRLNRAPGGTGDLVAMRADLLGMMNGHTDLAALDRDVSHLLSSWFNRGFLVLRRIDWSTPANILEKIIRYEAVHEISDWDDLRRRIDPVDRRCYAFFHPAMVDEPLIFVEVALTETIPGAIAPLLAVDRPYLPIEKARTAVFYSISNTQRGLGGISFGSFLIKQVVEELRRETPKLDTFVTLSPVPGFMQWVKQDKDLPLTDEDREVVKRLGDPKWFENPETTTLLRAVIEPLAAHYFLRARTPKGKLIDSVARFHLGNGARLERINWLGDLSPKGVRESAGVMVNYLYRLDDIEKNHEAYANDGEVVASSAVKKLLKGEGRRLLDMRLS, from the coding sequence ATGGCCAATGCCTTCTTCTCCGACCTGCTCGCCACCATCTCCGAGCGCGGCCGTACGCTGCTTCGCCGTGGCGATTCCGCCGAAACCAAGCAGGATGCCGACGGACTGATCGAGCTCTGCGGTGCGCTGCTGTCGGGCCGTGGCGAAGCGTCCGGCACCGCCATGGCGCGGGAAGTGCTCGACATCTACGGGGATCTGGATGCGGCAGGACGCCGCGCCTTCTTCGAGGGGCTGGTGCGCGATTTCGGCCCGGACCGGGAGCGCCTCGCCAAGGCGATCGAGAAGTGGCGCGCCAAACCGACCGATGAGGACGCGAGCTCGCTGCATTTCGCTTCGGAACCGCGGCGGCAGGAGCTGATCCGCCGCCTCAACCGCGCGCCGGGCGGCACCGGCGATCTCGTCGCCATGCGCGCCGACCTGCTCGGCATGATGAACGGACACACCGATCTCGCCGCGCTCGATCGCGACGTCTCGCATCTTCTCTCGTCGTGGTTCAACAGGGGGTTTCTCGTGCTGCGCCGGATTGACTGGTCGACCCCGGCCAACATCCTCGAAAAGATCATTCGCTACGAAGCCGTCCACGAGATCTCCGACTGGGACGATCTGCGCCGCCGCATCGATCCGGTCGACCGCCGCTGCTACGCCTTCTTCCATCCCGCGATGGTCGACGAGCCGCTGATCTTCGTCGAGGTGGCGCTGACCGAGACGATTCCGGGCGCGATCGCGCCGCTGCTTGCCGTCGATCGCCCGTACCTTCCGATCGAGAAGGCCCGCACCGCCGTGTTCTACTCGATCTCCAACACCCAGCGCGGGCTTGGCGGCATTTCCTTCGGCAGCTTCCTGATCAAGCAGGTGGTCGAGGAGCTGCGCCGCGAGACGCCCAAGCTCGACACCTTCGTGACGCTGTCGCCGGTACCGGGCTTCATGCAATGGGTGAAGCAGGACAAGGATTTGCCGCTCACGGACGAGGACCGCGAGGTCGTGAAGCGCCTCGGCGATCCGAAATGGTTCGAGAATCCCGAGACGACGACGCTGCTGCGCGCCGTGATCGAGCCGCTTGCAGCGCACTATTTCCTGAGGGCGCGCACGCCGAAGGGCAAGCTGATCGATTCCGTCGCCCGCTTCCATCTCGGCAACGGCGCAAGGCTGGAGCGCATCAACTGGCTCGGCGACCTCTCGCCGAAGGGCGTGCGGGAGTCGGCCGGCGTCATGGTCAACTACCTCTATCGCCTCGACGACATCGAGAAGAACCACGAAGCCTACGCCAATGACGGCGAGGTCGTGGCATCGAGTGCGGTGAAGAAGCTGCTCAAGGGCGAAGGACGGCGGCTGCTGGACATGCGGCTGTCGTAA
- a CDS encoding AraC family transcriptional regulator yields the protein MTVVETPILREVRGNHRSTAGVHLVARDYPKGMRIDPHMHRESQLIYAAKGTMQVTTPGGRWLVPPDRAVWVPAGLEHALDLLADIQMRTLYFDLGWLKREQRHESLTKEFVVRVSPLLNQAILALFDARNTEERTELLVRLVMLELHQAEDSATFVPLPHEPRCRRAAMIVLDDPTGLHDIDTLAREVGTSARTLSRLFSTETQLSFKSWCQRARIAAAIQRLSMDASVSVKQLATQLGYASVPAFSAAFRQVTGRTPTEFAGKG from the coding sequence ATGACTGTCGTGGAAACGCCAATCCTGAGGGAGGTCCGGGGCAACCACCGCTCCACCGCGGGCGTGCATCTGGTCGCGCGCGACTATCCCAAGGGCATGCGGATCGACCCGCACATGCACCGCGAGTCACAGCTGATCTACGCGGCCAAGGGCACGATGCAGGTGACGACTCCCGGGGGCCGCTGGCTGGTGCCGCCGGACCGCGCGGTCTGGGTCCCGGCCGGGCTCGAGCATGCCCTTGATCTGCTCGCCGACATCCAGATGCGCACGCTGTATTTCGACCTGGGCTGGCTCAAGCGCGAGCAGCGCCATGAGAGCCTGACCAAGGAATTCGTGGTGCGGGTGTCGCCGCTGCTCAATCAGGCCATCCTCGCACTGTTCGATGCCCGCAACACCGAGGAGCGGACCGAGCTTCTCGTGCGCCTGGTGATGCTGGAGCTGCACCAGGCCGAGGATTCCGCGACCTTCGTGCCGCTGCCGCATGAGCCGCGCTGCCGGCGCGCCGCGATGATCGTGCTCGACGATCCGACCGGCCTGCACGACATCGATACCTTGGCGCGCGAGGTCGGAACCTCCGCGCGCACGCTGTCGCGGCTGTTCTCGACGGAGACGCAGCTGAGCTTCAAGAGCTGGTGCCAGCGCGCGAGAATTGCGGCGGCGATCCAGCGACTGTCGATGGATGCGAGCGTGTCGGTGAAACAGCTCGCGACGCAACTCGGCTACGCCAGCGTGCCGGCGTTCTCGGCCGCGTTCCGCCAGGTGACGGGACGGACGCCGACGGAGTTTGCGGGGAAGGGCTGA
- a CDS encoding MFS transporter: protein MNSPSRVISFVNAGHFIDHYAMLIFAAAVIIMGPALGMAYSELLPYATPGFIAFGAGSLLTGWLGDRWSRRHMMLIFFIGIGLSMISVGFVQTPMQLGVALFAIGIFASIYHPVGTAMIVSYADKLGREMGLNGVWGNLGVASSALVTGVIGQYLGWRLAFIVPGVVTILIGIAFAMMVVHEDRKGARQAAAQARVAKQDMWRVILALLIVVIAISTTFNAVTVALPKLFAERLADLTKSPALLGVIAACVYVFGAMTQYTIGRLLDRYSLKTVALPLSFMLAPFLYLAATLSNLPLILVSIGIVMGAFGQVTVNDAMVGKYTTEEWRSRAYAVRYFVGFTAAGASVGLVAWLYEQGGFVTMLHAFAALCLLAIAAALILPREIRTPQAA from the coding sequence ATGAACAGCCCCAGCCGGGTCATCAGTTTCGTCAACGCGGGCCATTTCATCGACCATTATGCGATGCTGATCTTTGCCGCCGCCGTCATCATCATGGGACCGGCGCTCGGCATGGCCTATTCGGAACTCTTGCCCTATGCGACGCCCGGCTTCATCGCCTTCGGTGCCGGCTCGCTGCTGACCGGCTGGCTCGGCGATCGCTGGAGCCGCCGCCACATGATGCTGATCTTCTTCATCGGCATCGGGCTTTCGATGATTTCGGTCGGCTTCGTGCAGACCCCGATGCAGCTCGGCGTGGCGCTGTTCGCGATCGGCATTTTTGCCTCGATCTATCATCCCGTCGGCACCGCCATGATCGTGTCCTATGCCGACAAGCTCGGCCGCGAGATGGGCCTGAACGGCGTCTGGGGCAATCTCGGCGTCGCCTCGTCGGCGCTGGTCACCGGCGTGATCGGGCAATATCTCGGCTGGCGCCTTGCCTTCATCGTCCCCGGCGTGGTCACGATCCTGATCGGCATCGCCTTTGCGATGATGGTCGTGCATGAGGACCGCAAGGGTGCGAGGCAGGCGGCCGCACAGGCGCGCGTGGCCAAGCAGGACATGTGGCGCGTGATCCTCGCGCTGCTGATCGTCGTGATCGCGATCTCCACCACCTTCAACGCCGTCACCGTCGCGCTGCCAAAGCTGTTTGCAGAGCGGCTCGCCGATCTCACCAAAAGCCCGGCGCTGCTCGGCGTCATCGCGGCCTGTGTCTACGTGTTCGGCGCGATGACGCAGTACACGATCGGCCGGCTGCTCGATCGCTATTCGCTGAAGACGGTGGCGCTGCCGCTGTCCTTCATGCTGGCGCCGTTCTTGTATCTCGCCGCGACCCTGTCCAATCTGCCGCTGATCTTGGTCTCGATCGGCATCGTCATGGGCGCGTTCGGCCAGGTCACGGTCAACGACGCCATGGTCGGCAAATACACCACCGAGGAGTGGCGCTCGCGCGCCTATGCCGTGCGCTATTTCGTCGGCTTCACTGCGGCCGGCGCGTCGGTCGGCCTGGTCGCCTGGTTGTATGAGCAAGGCGGCTTCGTCACCATGCTGCACGCCTTCGCCGCGCTCTGCCTGCTCGCGATCGCCGCCGCGCTGATCCTGCCGCGCGAAATCCGGACGCCACAGGCGGCGTGA